One stretch of Symbiobacterium terraclitae DNA includes these proteins:
- a CDS encoding GNAT family N-acetyltransferase yields the protein MTLRIRPVRPDDYESLAACNRLAMPGTDDTAGSLRQFDGNTYAFARWVAEVDGRVVGSACWYQWPSRLHPQKFWMEGSVHPDFQRRGIGETLLTQVLDAVRQKGAISVRTYTREDYAGALRFLEKRGFAEAKRTWVSELDLARCNFAPFAGYAKRVEAAGIRLVQLPELQSTPDWQHRLRTLYNALQADVPDIDPAFPLTAEMFRENYMGRTSYMPEGHFIALEGDRWIGLSTLWKGTEPGQMNVGLTGVLPEYRRRGIALALKLRAMAWARGQGVTRLRTNNDSVNRPILALNERLGFVKEPAWVHLVRAF from the coding sequence ATGACACTTCGCATCCGACCGGTCCGACCCGACGATTACGAGTCCCTGGCGGCCTGCAACCGCCTCGCCATGCCCGGCACCGACGACACGGCCGGGAGCCTCCGGCAGTTCGATGGAAACACCTATGCCTTCGCGCGCTGGGTGGCCGAGGTCGACGGCCGGGTGGTGGGCAGCGCCTGCTGGTACCAGTGGCCCAGCCGGCTCCACCCGCAGAAGTTCTGGATGGAGGGCTCGGTCCACCCCGACTTTCAGCGCAGGGGGATCGGGGAGACCCTGCTTACCCAGGTGCTGGACGCGGTGCGGCAGAAGGGCGCGATCTCGGTGCGGACCTACACCCGGGAGGACTACGCCGGCGCACTGCGCTTCCTGGAGAAGCGCGGCTTCGCGGAGGCCAAGCGGACCTGGGTCTCCGAGCTCGACCTGGCCCGGTGCAACTTCGCGCCCTTCGCGGGGTACGCGAAGCGGGTGGAGGCCGCGGGCATTCGCCTGGTACAGCTTCCCGAACTGCAGTCGACCCCCGACTGGCAGCACCGGCTGCGCACCCTCTACAACGCCCTCCAGGCCGACGTGCCGGACATCGATCCTGCCTTCCCCCTCACCGCGGAGATGTTCCGGGAGAACTACATGGGGCGTACATCGTATATGCCCGAAGGCCACTTCATCGCCCTGGAAGGCGACCGCTGGATCGGCCTCTCCACCCTCTGGAAGGGGACGGAGCCGGGTCAGATGAACGTCGGCCTCACCGGGGTGCTGCCCGAGTACCGGCGGCGGGGAATCGCCCTGGCGCTCAAGCTCCGCGCCATGGCCTGGGCCCGTGGACAGGGCGTCACGCGGCTCAGGACCAACAACGACTCGGTCAACCGGCCCATCCTGGCCCTCAACGAGCGCCTGGGCTTCGTGAAGGAGCCAGCCTGGGTGCACCTGGTGCGTGCGTTCTAG
- a CDS encoding L-lactate permease, which translates to MQYLQNYNPLGNAFLSTLVAALPVVTLLYFLALHPTKSNQGSLHKGIEAHKAALIAGIVSLLAAVLVFKMPVQTAGMSYVYGVLYGMFPIGWIVIAAMFLYTVTLVTGQFEIVKDTVASISSDKRIQAILIAFSFGAFVEGAAGFGTPVAISGALMVGLGFKPLQAAILCLIANTAPVAFGALGTPVTALEGVTGIPAFAISQMAARQLPFFSLIVPVWMVAAMVKMDGGKWSDVWNVWPALLVSGGSFALTQFLVGNYMGHMLVDILGGLVSMAAVALFSRVWQPKKAYSVDNHPKAKAAMAGGASYTTGQVVKAWMPWALLTVFVFLWGLPSVKSFLNSIPGAVINWNVPFVQGLVYRTPPVVAEQTLDKAVYTLNWLSAPGTGIMFAALISGLIIGMSGEQWGTVIRRTAQRLRMPLLTIGLVLGMGYVTKYSGMDAVLGLAFTKTGVLYPFFAAMLGWLGVALTGSDTSANVMFGGMQKITAEQLGLSPVLITTANSTGGVMGKMIDAQSIVVATAACYEDKNEGKLAAGPIFRGVLPHSILLAALMGVLVMLQAYVFPWMIPAITK; encoded by the coding sequence TTGCAGTACCTGCAGAACTACAATCCCCTGGGCAACGCGTTCCTGTCCACCCTGGTCGCTGCGCTCCCGGTCGTGACCCTGCTCTACTTCCTGGCCCTGCACCCGACCAAGTCCAACCAAGGCTCGCTGCACAAGGGCATCGAGGCTCACAAGGCAGCACTCATCGCAGGCATCGTCTCGCTGCTCGCCGCCGTCCTCGTCTTCAAGATGCCCGTCCAGACCGCCGGCATGTCCTACGTCTACGGTGTGCTGTATGGCATGTTCCCCATCGGCTGGATCGTTATCGCCGCGATGTTCCTCTATACCGTGACCTTGGTTACCGGTCAGTTCGAAATCGTGAAGGACACCGTTGCCTCCATCTCCTCCGACAAGCGCATCCAGGCCATCCTGATCGCCTTCTCCTTCGGTGCGTTCGTGGAAGGCGCCGCCGGCTTCGGCACCCCCGTCGCCATCTCCGGCGCCCTGATGGTGGGTCTCGGCTTCAAGCCCCTGCAGGCCGCAATCCTCTGTCTGATCGCCAACACCGCCCCCGTCGCCTTCGGCGCCCTGGGCACCCCGGTCACCGCCCTGGAAGGCGTGACGGGCATCCCGGCCTTCGCCATCTCCCAGATGGCCGCCCGGCAGCTCCCGTTCTTCTCCCTGATCGTCCCCGTCTGGATGGTCGCCGCCATGGTGAAGATGGACGGCGGCAAGTGGTCTGACGTCTGGAACGTCTGGCCGGCCCTGCTGGTCTCCGGCGGCTCCTTCGCCCTCACCCAGTTCCTCGTTGGCAACTACATGGGCCACATGCTGGTCGACATCCTCGGCGGTCTGGTCTCCATGGCGGCAGTCGCCCTGTTCTCCCGGGTGTGGCAGCCCAAGAAGGCCTACTCCGTCGACAACCATCCCAAGGCCAAGGCGGCGATGGCCGGCGGCGCTTCCTACACCACCGGCCAGGTCGTGAAGGCCTGGATGCCCTGGGCCCTGCTCACCGTTTTCGTCTTCCTCTGGGGCCTGCCCTCGGTCAAGAGCTTCCTGAACTCCATCCCGGGCGCCGTGATCAACTGGAACGTTCCGTTCGTCCAGGGCCTCGTCTACCGCACGCCGCCCGTCGTGGCTGAGCAGACGCTGGACAAGGCGGTGTACACCCTCAACTGGCTCTCCGCCCCCGGCACCGGCATCATGTTCGCCGCCCTGATCTCCGGCCTGATCATCGGCATGAGCGGAGAGCAGTGGGGCACCGTGATCCGGCGGACCGCCCAGCGCCTGCGCATGCCGCTGCTGACCATCGGCCTCGTGCTCGGCATGGGTTACGTCACCAAGTACTCCGGCATGGACGCCGTGCTCGGCCTCGCCTTCACCAAGACCGGCGTGCTCTACCCGTTCTTCGCCGCCATGCTGGGCTGGCTGGGCGTCGCCCTGACCGGTTCCGACACCTCCGCCAACGTCATGTTCGGCGGCATGCAGAAGATCACCGCCGAGCAGCTCGGGCTCTCGCCGGTCCTCATCACCACGGCCAACTCCACCGGCGGCGTCATGGGCAAGATGATCGACGCCCAGTCCATCGTCGTCGCGACCGCCGCCTGCTACGAGGACAAGAACGAGGGCAAGCTGGCCGCCGGCCCGATCTTCCGTGGCGTCCTGCCCCACTCGATCCTGCTGGCCGCACTCATGGGCGTGCTGGTCATGCTCCAGGCCTATGTCTTCCCGTGGATGATTCCGGCCATTACGAAGTAG
- a CDS encoding FadR/GntR family transcriptional regulator, protein MSRFARIANQRIYQQIVDQISRMIRDGSLRPGDRLPPERQLAEEFGVSRAAVREALSALDLMGLIEVRQGEGTFVRAVTEEALVTPMALLVAMVRDEELGVDMVEVRAALEAEAAYLAAQRREPEDLVAMEEAIAEMEAALRTGDLAAEADWKFHHAIATASGNGVLLQIMRSLSETMQESIVRFRTGLLRIPGMDTVLLAEHQGILDAIRDRDAKLAHDRMRAHLDRVRQMLYGELSATANEQQR, encoded by the coding sequence GTGAGCCGTTTTGCCCGTATCGCAAACCAGCGAATCTACCAGCAGATCGTTGACCAGATCTCCCGCATGATCCGGGATGGCTCCCTGAGGCCGGGTGACCGCCTGCCGCCCGAGCGACAGCTCGCCGAGGAGTTCGGCGTCAGCCGGGCGGCAGTGCGGGAGGCCCTGTCGGCGCTGGACCTCATGGGCCTGATCGAGGTGCGTCAGGGCGAGGGCACCTTCGTCCGGGCCGTGACCGAGGAAGCGCTGGTCACCCCGATGGCGCTTTTGGTGGCGATGGTGCGGGACGAGGAGCTCGGGGTCGACATGGTGGAGGTCCGGGCCGCCCTGGAAGCCGAGGCGGCCTATCTGGCTGCGCAGCGCCGGGAGCCCGAGGACCTGGTGGCCATGGAAGAGGCGATCGCGGAGATGGAGGCGGCCCTGCGGACCGGCGATCTGGCCGCGGAGGCCGACTGGAAGTTCCACCACGCCATCGCCACGGCGTCGGGCAACGGGGTCCTGCTCCAGATCATGCGGTCGCTGAGCGAGACCATGCAGGAGTCGATCGTGCGCTTCCGCACGGGGCTGCTGCGGATCCCCGGCATGGATACAGTCCTTCTGGCCGAGCATCAGGGCATTCTCGACGCCATCCGCGACCGCGATGCGAAGCTGGCCCATGACCGCATGCGGGCGCATCTGGACCGGGTGAGGCAGATGCTCTACGGCGAACTGTCGGCTACAGCGAATGAACAACAGAGGTGA
- a CDS encoding FAD-binding oxidoreductase, which produces MGDAALIQALQRIVGEQHVLHAPADLAAYAVDATPLLRSLPTVVVFPGSRDEVKAILELASEKRIPVIPRGAASNLSGGTIAIEGGIMLNMNRMNRIIEVDAANLTATVQPGVTTAQLAREVEARGLFYPPDPGSQVISTIGGNVAENAGGLRGLKYGVTRDYVMGLEAVLPNGAILRTGGKNAKDVAGYDLTRLLVGSEGTLAVITEITVKLLPKPETKRAALAIFDRLEDAGRAVARIIENKIIPCTLEIMDKGTIKAVEEFAHVGLPTDAAAVLFIEQDGPRAVVDADIELAGRLCREEGARDVKVAATVEEGTKLAEARRFALPALARLRPTCVLEDATVPRSHLAEMIRFIEATAKKYNLLICTFGHAGDGNLHPTCPCDERDHEELERVEKAFAEIFDKAVSLGGTITGEHGVGIAKQDYLEWKIGEAGVAVSKGIKAVFDPLGILNPGKVLPKATRKRLVVRQG; this is translated from the coding sequence ATGGGTGATGCCGCGCTGATCCAGGCTCTGCAGCGGATCGTCGGCGAGCAGCACGTGCTCCACGCCCCGGCTGACCTGGCCGCCTACGCGGTCGACGCGACCCCCCTGCTCCGCAGCCTCCCGACGGTGGTAGTCTTCCCCGGCTCGCGGGATGAGGTGAAGGCCATTCTGGAGCTGGCCTCGGAAAAGCGTATCCCGGTGATCCCCCGGGGCGCCGCCTCCAACCTCTCGGGCGGGACGATCGCCATCGAGGGCGGGATTATGCTGAATATGAATCGCATGAACCGTATTATCGAAGTCGACGCCGCCAACCTCACCGCCACCGTCCAACCGGGAGTGACCACCGCCCAGCTGGCGCGGGAGGTCGAGGCCCGGGGTTTGTTCTACCCGCCCGACCCCGGCTCGCAGGTGATCTCGACCATCGGCGGCAACGTGGCCGAGAACGCCGGCGGCCTGCGGGGCCTGAAGTACGGCGTCACCCGCGACTACGTGATGGGCCTCGAGGCAGTGCTGCCGAACGGCGCCATCCTGCGCACGGGCGGCAAGAACGCCAAGGACGTGGCCGGCTACGACCTGACCCGCCTGCTGGTGGGCTCCGAGGGCACCCTGGCCGTGATCACGGAGATCACCGTCAAGCTGCTGCCCAAGCCGGAGACGAAGCGGGCCGCCCTGGCCATCTTCGACCGGCTGGAGGACGCAGGCCGCGCCGTCGCCCGGATCATCGAGAACAAGATCATCCCGTGCACCCTGGAGATCATGGACAAGGGCACGATCAAGGCCGTCGAGGAATTCGCCCACGTGGGCCTGCCCACCGATGCCGCCGCCGTGCTCTTCATCGAGCAGGACGGCCCGCGCGCGGTGGTCGACGCCGACATCGAGCTGGCCGGCCGGCTCTGCCGCGAGGAAGGCGCCCGCGACGTGAAGGTGGCCGCCACGGTGGAGGAGGGCACCAAGCTGGCCGAGGCCCGCCGCTTCGCCCTGCCCGCCCTGGCCCGGCTCCGCCCGACCTGCGTGCTGGAGGACGCGACGGTGCCGCGCTCCCACCTGGCCGAGATGATCCGCTTCATCGAGGCGACGGCCAAGAAGTACAACCTGCTGATCTGCACCTTCGGGCACGCCGGCGACGGCAACCTGCATCCCACCTGCCCCTGCGACGAGCGGGACCACGAGGAGCTCGAGCGGGTGGAGAAGGCCTTCGCCGAGATCTTCGACAAGGCCGTCTCCCTCGGCGGCACCATCACCGGCGAGCACGGCGTGGGCATCGCCAAGCAGGACTACCTGGAGTGGAAGATCGGCGAGGCGGGCGTGGCGGTTTCCAAGGGGATCAAGGCGGTCTTTGACCCGCTGGGCATCCTGAACCCCGGCAAGGTGCTGCCCAAGGCCACCCGCAAGCGACTGGTGGTGAGGCAGGGATGA
- a CDS encoding (Fe-S)-binding protein has product MSSVSLTNLKEALNYDEIVNCMRCGFCLAACPTYKLSLHEPRSPRGRIALARAVAEGHLDLNDIVGPLDQCVGCRACEVACPAGVHYGEILEAARATIVEHKEQSALERLVRKVGLKWVLGTPAGIRFAGWALWFWQVTGLSWLARKTGLTQAVAGKAMAELEAAMPRVPSPVKRFMGGGPGHVFPAIGERRARVGFFTGCIQEITFWKENRDAIALLQNAGCEVLIVPGQGCCGAVHTHTGEEAAAHEQAKRNIAAFERHQIDYVVNAAGGCGAALKEYKIWLKGDPEWAERAKKFSASVRDISEILLSLPPIPLGPRPGRVTFQDSCHMRNVQKLVNEPRKLLSSVPGLEFVEIGNADQCCGAGGVYNIMQPETANAMGADKASRVKATGARELVVANPPCQLHMRASLMRAGLDKEGVRVVHLATVLRESMDAAKSQERTGQTTR; this is encoded by the coding sequence ATGAGCAGCGTCTCGCTGACCAACCTGAAGGAAGCGCTCAACTACGACGAGATCGTCAACTGCATGCGCTGCGGGTTCTGCCTCGCAGCCTGCCCGACCTACAAGCTGTCCCTGCACGAGCCGCGGAGCCCGCGCGGCCGCATCGCGCTGGCGAGGGCGGTGGCCGAGGGCCACCTGGACCTGAACGACATCGTGGGCCCCCTGGACCAGTGCGTCGGCTGCCGGGCCTGCGAGGTGGCCTGCCCTGCGGGCGTGCATTACGGCGAGATCCTCGAGGCCGCCCGGGCGACCATCGTGGAGCACAAGGAGCAGAGCGCGCTGGAGCGGCTGGTGCGGAAGGTCGGCCTGAAGTGGGTGCTGGGCACCCCGGCCGGCATCCGGTTCGCCGGCTGGGCCCTCTGGTTCTGGCAGGTGACCGGCCTCTCCTGGCTGGCCCGCAAGACCGGCCTGACCCAGGCGGTGGCCGGCAAGGCCATGGCCGAGCTGGAGGCCGCCATGCCCCGGGTGCCGAGCCCGGTCAAGCGGTTCATGGGCGGCGGCCCGGGCCACGTCTTCCCGGCGATCGGCGAGCGGCGGGCCAGGGTGGGCTTCTTCACCGGCTGCATCCAGGAGATCACCTTCTGGAAGGAGAACCGGGACGCCATCGCCCTGCTGCAGAACGCCGGCTGCGAGGTGCTGATCGTCCCCGGCCAGGGCTGCTGCGGCGCCGTCCACACCCACACGGGCGAGGAGGCCGCGGCGCACGAGCAGGCGAAGCGGAACATCGCCGCTTTCGAGCGGCACCAGATCGACTACGTGGTGAACGCCGCCGGCGGCTGCGGCGCAGCGCTGAAGGAGTACAAGATCTGGCTGAAGGGCGATCCCGAGTGGGCCGAGCGGGCGAAGAAGTTCTCCGCCAGCGTGCGGGACATCAGCGAGATCCTGCTCTCCCTCCCCCCCATTCCGCTGGGGCCGCGTCCGGGCCGGGTCACGTTCCAGGACTCCTGCCACATGCGCAACGTACAGAAGCTGGTGAACGAGCCCCGGAAGCTGCTCAGCAGCGTGCCCGGACTCGAGTTCGTGGAGATCGGCAATGCCGACCAGTGCTGCGGCGCCGGCGGTGTCTACAACATCATGCAGCCGGAAACCGCCAACGCCATGGGCGCCGACAAGGCGAGCCGGGTGAAGGCCACCGGCGCGCGGGAGCTCGTGGTGGCCAACCCGCCCTGCCAGCTGCACATGCGGGCGAGCCTGATGCGGGCCGGACTCGACAAGGAAGGCGTGCGCGTCGTCCACCTCGCCACGGTCCTGAGGGAGTCGATGGACGCGGCCAAGTCCCAGGAACGCACGGGCCAGACAACGCGATAG
- a CDS encoding (Fe-S)-binding protein, with amino-acid sequence MKVSLFITCLADHFYPEVGEAVVHLLRRYGCEVDFPPNQTCCGQPAWNTGLEDEARAYARAYIETFENSEYVVMPSGSCAGHVRYYYPQMFKDDKEMYRRACAVADKTYEFSQFLVNVLGVRDVGARFPAKVVFHNNCHMQRELGVFEEPLTLLRHVRDLELLDNPRYDLCCGFGGAFSVKMPEISTAMADERLGIYVGTKADIIVSCDGGCLMHMGGRAERQGLPVRTMHLATLLWEGVKSNGR; translated from the coding sequence TTGAAAGTCTCACTATTCATCACCTGCCTGGCTGACCACTTCTACCCCGAGGTGGGCGAGGCGGTCGTCCACCTGCTCCGGCGCTACGGCTGCGAAGTCGACTTCCCGCCGAACCAGACCTGCTGCGGCCAGCCCGCGTGGAACACGGGCCTGGAGGACGAAGCCAGGGCCTACGCCAGGGCGTACATCGAGACCTTCGAGAACAGCGAGTACGTGGTGATGCCCTCGGGCTCCTGTGCGGGGCATGTGCGGTATTACTACCCGCAGATGTTCAAGGACGACAAGGAGATGTACCGGCGGGCGTGCGCCGTGGCCGACAAGACCTACGAGTTCAGCCAGTTCCTGGTCAACGTGCTCGGGGTCCGGGACGTGGGCGCCCGCTTCCCGGCGAAGGTCGTCTTCCACAACAACTGCCACATGCAGCGGGAGCTGGGCGTGTTCGAGGAGCCGCTCACGCTGCTCCGCCACGTCAGGGACCTCGAGCTGCTGGACAACCCCCGTTACGACCTGTGCTGCGGCTTCGGCGGCGCCTTCTCGGTGAAGATGCCCGAGATCAGCACGGCCATGGCCGACGAGCGGCTCGGCATCTACGTGGGGACCAAGGCCGACATCATCGTCAGCTGCGACGGCGGCTGCCTGATGCACATGGGCGGCCGGGCCGAGCGGCAGGGGCTGCCGGTGAGGACGATGCACCTGGCCACGCTGCTGTGGGAAGGGGTGAAGAGCAATGGCCGCTGA
- a CDS encoding LutB/LldF family L-lactate oxidation iron-sulfur protein, whose amino-acid sequence MAADPHNVPDFKTRIAKALGDERLRGAVRYTADNLRTKRNAVVADLNEQAAQRMAIGSFAELRRQARRIKEHTLKHLDYYLEQAAERIRQNGGTVHWAGSAADVVRIAEEIAERRQAKRVIKSKSMASEEVMFNHALEAKGVEVVESDLGEYIIQLAHETPAHIVIPAIHKTRRQIADMFGAVAGRELTTDTPTLTKFARETLRKKFMAADIGVSGANFLVAESGTICLVTNEGNGRLTTSVPPVHVAIVGIEKLVPTLEDLAVVLGLLPRSATGQKITTYFNMITGPRRPGEPDGPEELHVIFLDNGRTNLLGSKYEEALMCIRCGACLNVCPVYRNIGGHAYGSIYPGPIGSVISPLLNDLGAWTDLPQASSLCGACHEACPMGIHLHEHLVSLRMDTVAMGKADPGFTRVMKLWMAAWRRPAIYRMAAKLGRVAMRPFVKKRADGTEVAESLPGPFAAWTNTRNFPPIASRTFHERWSDLEKEGKR is encoded by the coding sequence ATGGCCGCTGACCCCCACAACGTGCCCGACTTCAAGACCCGCATCGCCAAGGCGCTGGGCGATGAGCGGCTGCGGGGCGCCGTGCGCTACACGGCGGACAACCTGCGGACCAAGCGAAACGCGGTGGTCGCCGACCTGAACGAACAGGCGGCGCAGCGGATGGCGATCGGCAGCTTTGCGGAGCTGCGCCGGCAGGCCCGGCGGATCAAGGAGCACACGCTGAAGCACCTCGACTACTACCTGGAGCAGGCGGCTGAGCGGATCCGGCAGAACGGCGGCACGGTCCACTGGGCCGGCAGCGCCGCGGACGTCGTCCGCATCGCCGAGGAGATCGCCGAGCGGCGCCAGGCCAAGAGGGTGATCAAGTCCAAGTCGATGGCCTCCGAGGAGGTCATGTTCAACCACGCCCTCGAGGCCAAGGGCGTCGAGGTGGTCGAGTCCGACCTGGGCGAGTACATCATCCAGCTGGCCCACGAGACGCCGGCCCACATCGTGATCCCGGCCATCCACAAGACCCGCCGGCAGATCGCCGACATGTTCGGCGCGGTCGCCGGACGGGAGCTGACCACCGACACGCCGACCCTGACGAAGTTCGCCCGGGAGACGCTGCGCAAGAAGTTCATGGCCGCCGACATCGGCGTCTCCGGCGCCAACTTCCTCGTGGCCGAGTCCGGCACCATCTGCCTGGTGACCAACGAGGGCAACGGCCGCCTCACCACGTCGGTGCCGCCGGTCCACGTCGCCATCGTGGGCATCGAGAAGCTGGTGCCGACCCTGGAGGACCTGGCGGTGGTCCTCGGCCTCCTGCCCCGCAGCGCCACGGGCCAGAAGATCACCACCTACTTCAACATGATCACCGGGCCCCGCCGCCCCGGCGAGCCGGACGGCCCGGAGGAGCTGCACGTGATCTTCCTGGACAACGGGCGGACGAACCTGCTGGGCTCCAAGTACGAGGAGGCCCTGATGTGCATCCGCTGCGGCGCCTGCCTCAACGTCTGCCCGGTCTACCGGAACATCGGCGGCCACGCCTACGGCTCGATCTACCCCGGCCCCATCGGTTCGGTGATCTCGCCGCTGCTCAACGACCTCGGCGCCTGGACCGACCTGCCGCAGGCCAGCAGCCTGTGCGGCGCCTGCCACGAGGCCTGCCCGATGGGCATCCACCTGCATGAGCACCTGGTGAGCCTCCGCATGGACACGGTGGCCATGGGCAAGGCCGACCCCGGCTTCACCCGCGTGATGAAGCTCTGGATGGCGGCCTGGCGGCGTCCGGCCATCTACCGGATGGCGGCGAAGCTCGGCCGCGTGGCGATGCGCCCGTTCGTCAAGAAGCGGGCGGACGGCACCGAGGTGGCGGAGAGCCTGCCCGGGCCGTTTGCCGCCTGGACCAACACCCGCAACTTCCCGCCCATCGCCAGCCGCACGTTCCACGAGCGCTGGTCCGACCTGGAGAAGGAGGGGAAGCGATGA
- a CDS encoding LutC/YkgG family protein, which produces MNQQAFVNRVRARLGRSVADGVPEWQPSLPIPDPGPTDTEALVERYQAELVKLSGNSYRVSSEAEIAPLVVRILKESGVSGHVVRWDDPLLNGLGLDEALGAAGFPVTPVKHGEPGRPQVELVEQAVAGITGADFAIAETGTLVMGSSRPGEAGAPGRGRTVSLLPPVHIAVVRKEQFVYTAAQVFQRLRQMGVLPSQVIFASGPSRSADIENDLSIGVHGPAQVHVIII; this is translated from the coding sequence ATGAATCAGCAGGCGTTCGTCAACCGGGTCCGCGCCCGGCTGGGCCGGTCGGTGGCCGACGGCGTCCCGGAGTGGCAGCCCTCGCTGCCGATCCCCGATCCCGGCCCGACCGACACCGAGGCGCTGGTGGAGCGGTATCAGGCGGAGCTGGTGAAGCTGAGCGGCAACAGCTACCGGGTCTCTTCCGAGGCCGAGATCGCGCCGCTGGTGGTGCGGATCCTGAAGGAGTCCGGGGTATCGGGACACGTGGTGCGCTGGGACGACCCGCTGCTGAACGGCCTCGGCCTGGACGAGGCGCTGGGCGCGGCCGGCTTCCCGGTGACGCCGGTGAAGCACGGCGAGCCCGGCCGCCCGCAGGTCGAACTGGTGGAGCAGGCCGTGGCCGGCATCACCGGGGCCGACTTCGCCATCGCCGAGACCGGCACGCTGGTGATGGGCAGCTCCCGGCCCGGCGAGGCCGGCGCCCCCGGCCGCGGCCGCACGGTCTCGCTGCTGCCGCCGGTCCACATCGCCGTGGTGCGGAAGGAGCAGTTCGTCTACACGGCGGCGCAGGTCTTCCAGCGGCTGCGGCAGATGGGCGTGCTGCCGTCGCAGGTGATCTTCGCCTCGGGACCGAGCCGCAGCGCCGACATCGAGAACGACCTCTCGATCGGCGTGCACGGCCCGGCGCAGGTGCACGTGATCATCATCTAG